The Moorena producens PAL-8-15-08-1 genomic interval TGGTACAATTCGACAGAATCTGATTCCCCCGAAAATCCAAAAGTACCTACTGGTAATCTCGATCAGGAGAAAGTGGTTTCTGAGACAGCAGTCAGTGACCAGAACAATAAACCAAAAGCTGAGGGCGACCTGAATCCTAGTGGTCAGCAAATTACTAAGCAATCTTGTAAACGGGTGTTTAAAAAACAATATCGAGGGATTGTCTATGAAGTGGAAGCTATCTTAATCCAGTTACCGACCGATGCTCAAGGGTTTGTTATACAACGGTCTAAAAAGAAATATCGAGGAATTTCCTACTAAGTTCATAAGTAAGCGGTCAGCGGTCAGCGGTCAGCGGTCAGCTTGAAATAAACCTCAAAAGCGAGAATTTAATATTGATAGATTAATGAGAATTGAAAGTCACCAGAAAAGTCTATCAGCTTTGTGGCACAGGCTTCGACGCTGGGACCTAACCAAAAGCTGATAGCTGAATGCTGATAGCTTAATGCTTACCTAGAAACTATTCCATTCCTTCAATGGGTGCAAAACCTTGTCGTTGGATATTTTCAGTAATAGTGCGGGGTTCGAGGAATTGTACTAGATAATCGGGACCTCCTGCTCTTGACCCTACTCCAGACATCTTGAACCCACCAAACGGTTGCCGTGATACAATCGCACCGGTAATATTGCGGTTGATATATAGATTACCGACCTCAAGCTCCGCTGAGGCTTGTTCTATATGGGATGGAGTACGAGAATATAAGCCTCCGGTGAGGGCATAGTTGGTACTGTTGGCTATATCAAGGGCTTCTTGGAAATTCTTTGCGGCCATTACCGCTACTACTGGACCAAAGATTTCTTCTTGGGCAATGGTGGCGTTGGGAGAAATATCGTTAAAGATCACTGGACCAATAAAGTATCCGGTGTCAGGTGCTGGCATTTCTAATGCTACCTTAGCTTCCTGACGTCCTTTTTCAACGTACTCCCGAATGCGATCGCGTGAAGTAGCATCTATGACTGGACCGACCTGGGTACTGGGTGCTTCTGCTGGCCCAATGTTAAGCGATCGCGTTGCTTCGACTAACCGTTTTAGGAAGCTCTCATACACTGGCTCTAACACAATTACTCGGGAGCAAGCGGAACACTTTTGACCACTGTAACCAAATGCTGATTTCACGACTCCAGCTACCGCTTGGTCAAGGTCAGCACTTTCATCTACGATAATGCCATTCTTACCTCCCATCTCCGCAATGACTCGCTTGAGATGTTTTTGACCGGGTTGCACGATGGCGGCATCGGCGTAGATACGACAACCGACTTCTTGGGAACCGGTAAAGGCAATTAGATGGATATCGGGATGCTTGACCATATGGGCACCGACGGTTGAGCCTTTGCCTGGAACGAATTGAAATACTCCTTTGGGTATCCCGGCTTCTACTAAAATTTCAGCTATTTTCGCGGCAATCACTGAGGAATTTGCTGCGGGTTTGAGTAGCGTACAATTTCCTGCCACTAGGGCTGCTACAGTCATGCCTGTAGTAATAGCCATGGGGAAGTTCCAGGGAGAAATTACTAGAGCAATACCTCGGGGTTGATAGACATAGCGATTGGTTTCTCCAGCAATGTCGTAGTTATATCCATCGCTGAGCCGTTCCATCTCTGATGCGTAGTAATAACAGAAGTCAATCGCTTCGGTGACTTCTCCATCGGCTTCTCGTAATGGTTTCCCAACTTCCAGACAGACCCATGCTGATAATTCAGCACGGCGTTGTTCCATCAAGTCTCCTGCTTTACGTAAAATACCAGCACGTTCCCTTGCAGGTGTACGTCGCCAACTGGGAAATACTGCTTTAGCTTTTGCGATCGCTAATTCTGCTTGTTCTACAGAAATTAATCCAATTTTCCCGATCACGACCCTAGGGTTAGAGGGATTAACCGAATCTACTGTGTCTGTTGTAGACTGATAGTCCCCATTGATTAAGGGTAAATAGGTCTTACCCAGTTGTTGGCGAACGGTAAGTAAGGCTTGTTTAGCTTTTTCTCTGGCGTCTAGCTGAGCATAGTCTGTATTTGCAGCATTGGTGAATGGGTTAGTAGGTTGTTCGCGTAGCGTGGCCTTTTGGCCAAGGTTAGCAGGTTGTTCGCGTAGCGTGGCCTTTTGGCCAAGGTTTGTTGGTTGTTCGCGTAGCGTGGCCTTTTGGCCAAGGTTTGTTGGTTGTTCGCGTAGCGTGGCCTTTTGGCCAAGGTTAGCAGGTTGTGAACTTTCAACTTTCAACTTGCCAACCTGCAACGGTTCGTTGTTCAACTTTCCAACATTCAACGTGCCAACATTCAACGTGCCAACATTCAACTGTTCCTGCAACTGTTGTGGTGGTGCAATCAATTCCTCTACGGGTCTATCTTCTAAGCTTTGTCGTAGGAAGGAACTATTTGCGGTATTTTCCAATAGCCGCCGAATCAGGTAAGCCATTCCTGGCAGGAGCTCTCCATAGGGTGCATAAACCCTGACCCGATGACCGTGATTGACTAAGGCTTTGGCGAGTTGGTCTCCCATGCCGTAGAGGACTTGCATCTCAAAGCAGCGACGGGGGATATTGAGATTTTCAGCAATTGCGATCGCATAAGCTTGGGAGCGCACGTTATGAGAACCGATAGCGCTATAGACATACTCGTGGTTTTCTAGCAGCAGCTTGGTGATACGCTCAAAATTGGCATCCGTAGCGGCTTTCTGGTTATATACTGGTTGGGGCCAATGGTTTTGCAGTGATGTTATGGTCTCTTGGTCCCAATAGGCTCCTTTGACCAAGCGTATCGTTACTGGATTACCCCGCTGTTTTGCCCAGGCAATCAAGTCTTGACAATCTTGTTCCGAGTCTCGCAGATAGGCTTGCATGGTAACACCGATATCGGTGCGAGAGCGAAACTCTTCTTCCATCAGCAAGTCTTTGAGTATGGAGAAAGTAATGTCTTTGTACTCATACTGCTCCATATCAAAATGAACCGCCGCTCCCAATTCTTTGGCACGGCGGAGCAATTTGCGGATGCGATCGCACACCCGATTTTGACTACCCTGAGGATCAAGAGAATCAAATTGAGAGTAGAATGCTGTCAGTTTAACCGATACTTGGACTAATGGCAAGGATTTACCATCAGCAACGTCAATTTCCTCTACTTTAGACCACTGTTTGGCTGCCTCAGTGAGTTGTTCGATCAGTTGTAGATAGCGGTCTAGATAAGACTGAGCTTCTACTTCTGTAATTACGGCTTCCCCCAATAAGTCTAGGGTAAATGCCATCTTCTGGTTTCGCAGGCGTTTAATGGTTTTAAGAGCCTGGTTGAGATTTTCCCCAGCAATATACTTTTGGGCTAGGGTGGCTACAGCAGCAGATATGCTTTTGGCTGCCAGTTGTCCTGGTATGGAGTCAGGATTGGTGAAATTGAGCATTCCCTTCAGGGCAGCAGGCAGTTCTACTGACTCATCCCCTAGGTATTCTTGAAAGTGACGAGCAACTTCGGTTTGGCTACGCAGTGCCGGTAGGGTATCGATGAAGCGAAATAGCTGCACCCGTAGTCCCGGATTACTCATTGCCCAGGCTAGTAACTTATCATCCCACCGCATTTGGTCTCGCATTTGGGCAAGAAAGGAACCTTTCTCCCGAGTTGCGGCTAGAAGTTCTCTGGCAATTTCCTGAGTTTTAGCTTCGTAAGTGCTTTTGGGGATTTCTATAACCACCGGTAGTAGACTCCTGTTCTAGACTATGGCAGTTTTTGATAAAACAACCATTATATTCTATTTTCTCTAGTTAAAGCAATATCTGACCTGAGCCTTTAGAGGGATTTGAGGGCTTGGTGGGATTTTATATAGCGCTACGGGCAAGGCAAAAGGCAAAAGGCAAAAGGCAAAAGGCAAGAGGCAAAAGGCAAGAGGCAAGAGGCAAGAGGCAAGAGGCAAGAGGCAAGAGGCAAGCGTAAGCACTCAGGTATCAGGTAATGCGCTACGCGCACGCTACGCGAACAGCTATCAGCTAAGTACCTGGACATAAATAAACGAAACTGTGTTAACTTTTGTAAAGCTACCAAAAGTCGCTCTGTTCCCTGTTCCCTGTTCCCTGTTCCCTATCTCGACAGTTAAACCTATTTTGTCCGACTACTTATCAGCTATCAGCTATCTCACTTTTCCACAGTTACTATGGATAAAACGTGATAGCCATCACCTTGGGGCATACATTGCCCATCTACATCTAGGGGACAAGCAGTTTCTTTAGCAGAAGGACGGGTGCCGTCACGATACACTGCTGTGATCTCAACCTCTTGATTATGAAAGGATTGTAATTGCTGATCGGAAACGTTTTTAGACGCACGCAGTAGTAACCGACGGGGATTTTGGGGATTAGTAATTAGAAAAAACTGATCTCCCCGATAGGCTCTAACTGACCTGACGGGAGGAAGAGCTTCATAAATTAATTTTCCCTGGATTTGTTGTGGTTTTGATTCCTTTAAGTTATCAGATGTCATTTCAGATGTAATTGGGGAGTTAGGGGAAACAGAAGAATTATTGCTATCTCCATCAGCAGTACAACTCGCCATACACAGGGTACTGACTAAGGTTCCAATCCAGAAAACTTGTCTTAACCCTTGAGTAAACATTAGTGGAAAAAACGATAGTGGTGATGTAAGCGGTCAGCGGTCAGCGGTCAGTGGTCAGTGGTCAGTGGTCAGTACTCAGCAGTCAGCAGTCAGTGGTCAGCTTATTTTATTCAAAAGTAGCTCAAGTACGGTGGCACAGGCTTCCAGCCTGTGAGCTAACCCATAAGCTCATAGATGATGGATGATGGCACCTCAAGTAGCACCATCTGTAGCGCATTAGCTGATAGCTTACTATTCCCAAGGGAGATAGAGTAACTTGCTGAAAAGTCAGGCTTGATGATTATGATTTGTTTGTC includes:
- the pruA gene encoding L-glutamate gamma-semialdehyde dehydrogenase, with translation MVIEIPKSTYEAKTQEIARELLAATREKGSFLAQMRDQMRWDDKLLAWAMSNPGLRVQLFRFIDTLPALRSQTEVARHFQEYLGDESVELPAALKGMLNFTNPDSIPGQLAAKSISAAVATLAQKYIAGENLNQALKTIKRLRNQKMAFTLDLLGEAVITEVEAQSYLDRYLQLIEQLTEAAKQWSKVEEIDVADGKSLPLVQVSVKLTAFYSQFDSLDPQGSQNRVCDRIRKLLRRAKELGAAVHFDMEQYEYKDITFSILKDLLMEEEFRSRTDIGVTMQAYLRDSEQDCQDLIAWAKQRGNPVTIRLVKGAYWDQETITSLQNHWPQPVYNQKAATDANFERITKLLLENHEYVYSAIGSHNVRSQAYAIAIAENLNIPRRCFEMQVLYGMGDQLAKALVNHGHRVRVYAPYGELLPGMAYLIRRLLENTANSSFLRQSLEDRPVEELIAPPQQLQEQLNVGTLNVGTLNVGKLNNEPLQVGKLKVESSQPANLGQKATLREQPTNLGQKATLREQPTNLGQKATLREQPANLGQKATLREQPTNPFTNAANTDYAQLDAREKAKQALLTVRQQLGKTYLPLINGDYQSTTDTVDSVNPSNPRVVIGKIGLISVEQAELAIAKAKAVFPSWRRTPARERAGILRKAGDLMEQRRAELSAWVCLEVGKPLREADGEVTEAIDFCYYYASEMERLSDGYNYDIAGETNRYVYQPRGIALVISPWNFPMAITTGMTVAALVAGNCTLLKPAANSSVIAAKIAEILVEAGIPKGVFQFVPGKGSTVGAHMVKHPDIHLIAFTGSQEVGCRIYADAAIVQPGQKHLKRVIAEMGGKNGIIVDESADLDQAVAGVVKSAFGYSGQKCSACSRVIVLEPVYESFLKRLVEATRSLNIGPAEAPSTQVGPVIDATSRDRIREYVEKGRQEAKVALEMPAPDTGYFIGPVIFNDISPNATIAQEEIFGPVVAVMAAKNFQEALDIANSTNYALTGGLYSRTPSHIEQASAELEVGNLYINRNITGAIVSRQPFGGFKMSGVGSRAGGPDYLVQFLEPRTITENIQRQGFAPIEGME